A window of Aquibium oceanicum genomic DNA:
ATGATGGGCCTCGCGCCGAAGGACATCTTCGGCGTCACCGAAAACCTGCCCGAACAGCCCGCCGGCATCGGCGCCAATTGCGGTGTCGGCGCTTCCGACATCCTCGCCTCGCTGTTCGACATGACGGCCGCGAACCCGGACGCCACCGTCATCGTCAAGGGAAACTGCGGCATCCCGGAGTTCCGCGGCACCGAGATCCACTATTCCGGCACGCCGGAACTGATGGCGGATTACGTCCGCCTCGCCGTCGATGGCGGCGCCAGCATCATCGGCGGCTGCTGCGGCACCTCCTTCCAGCACCTGGCGGCGATGCGCGAGGCGTTGGACGCCCACCGCAAGGGCGAGCGCCCATCGGTCGATGATGTCGTCACCCGCATCGGCCCGCTGCGCAACAAGGTGGCAGCCGAAAGCGGCGCTGGCACCGGTGCCGGCGAAGCCCGCCGCGAAAGACGGCGTGCGAGAGCGTGACGGAAAGAACCTGTTGAAGCGGTTTTCCTGATCGACTAGTCACATTCAGGAGTTGAATCGCGAGGTTCTCTTGAGCGACGATCTCGATAGCCGTTTCGGAGCGCTTCGTGCTCCTGAGCGAGTAATGTCCTGGGAGCGGGGAAGAACTCCCAACTCGCTCTGCCGTCTTGGCACTGACGTGGCCGAAAGTCTTACCGGGCTGGAGCGGTGTGTGCAGAACATCCTGCTCAGATTCGCCGCGACGACACAGAACTATCTCTGGGCAATGAACGCCGATGGGAAGATTCTGATCGCCGTGGAAGAGATTGCCGAATTCGATGGGATCCCCAACACGCGCGGGTATCCGAGGCGGAGGGGGCACCGTCATCCGTCCGAGGATCAGAAACTCGGCCATCCCACCTTGGTTCAAGGCGGAGAGGTACGTATCGCCGGAGAACTCGCCCTCGACGAGTACGGCGATGGCGTCCGGTGGGTCCTGAACGCCAATTCCGGCAGGTATTGCCGGCAGAAGCCACCGCGGAAGGAGCAGGTGGATGCCGTGGTCGAATTATTTCGCGAAAGCGGTCTTGACGTTGAAGTCGACTACCTCTGATCTATGAGTCGTATCGAAAATGGAGCGGGACTAATGTCGGCAGACCGGCTGATCCAAGAGGAGTTCCTGCAACGCCTGGCGAGTTTTCGGCCGAGTGACAGAAACCGTTTCAAGCGCGCTTTCGCATCCGAGAAGGAAACGGCCAGCGCCGAGCACGCGATACAGCGTTTCGTCGAAGGCTGGGAGAATGGATCGTGGGTTGAGACCTATGCGCTCGAGCGCATCGGCAAATGGCTGGCGGTCAACGCTCCAAGCGAACCTCTGCAGCGTATAGACAGTTGGGCACGCCACCGGCAGACGAAAGCCAGAAAGGCGCTCAGGACCGGCATACGCGAGGGAAAAAGCCTTGAGGAGCGCGACCGTTCGCTTCTCATGACGCAGTAAGGCGACCGAGCGCAGCGCCGGAAAACTCATAGATCGGAAAGATTGCCGGCGAAGCTTTCGCTCCGCCGGCTGCCTCACCCGCCCATGGGACGCTCGCACGCCTCGCCGCAGATCGCGGCCAAGTGCACGGCGCCCCGCACCGCCACTACCGCCTCGTGTCGAGCGCCGAGGCGAGGCGTATGAGCTGGAGGAACTCCGCGCGGTAGCCGAACGGGTCGGCGCCGCGCGCGGCAGTGGCGATCTCCATGATCCGGTCGTAGCCGAAGCCGGCCGTCTGGTCGGTATTGCGGAGCTTCTGCCCGAAGGCGGCGACCGCCACCGAGAAGCGTTGGTCGGCACTCGCCTTCGCAAGCGAATCGATCTCGTTGGCCGGCGTCACCGGCGTCTCGATCAGCTTCGAAACGTCCTCGTCCGGCAGCTTGTAGCGGATCTTCACGAAGCCGTACTCGTCGCCATGCGCGATGCCAGTGGCATTGTCGGTCTTCGCCTCGCCGTAGCGCAGGTCGTCGATCACGCGCGCCGGGCTGCCCGCCGGCGTGATCTCATAGATCGCGGTCACCGAATGGCCCGAGCCGATGTCGCCGGCGTCGACGCGGTCGTTGTTGAAATCCTCGCGCGCCAGCGCCCGCGTCTCGTAGCCGATCAGCCGGTATTCGGCGACGGTCGCCGGATTGAACTCGACCTGGATCTTCACGTCCTTGGCGATCGGGAAGAGCGTCGAGGAAGCCTTCTGCACGAGCGTCTTTTCGGCCTCCGCCAGCGTGTCGATATAGGCCGCCGTGCCATTGCCGTTCTGGGCGATCGTCTGCATCATCTGGTCGTTGTAATTGCCCCGGCCGAAGCCGAAGACCGAAAGGAAAACATTGCTCTGGCGCTTTTCCTCGATCAGGCGCTTCAGATCCTCGTCCGAGGTCTGACCGACGTTGAAATCGCCATCGGTGGCCAGAAGCACGCGGTTCACCCCGCCCTCGACGAAGTTTTCCGAAGCCAGCCGGTAGGCCTCGCGCAGCCCCGCTTCGCCCGCCGTCGAGCCGCCCGCGTCGAGCCTTTCGAGCGCGGCGAGGATCTTCGATTTCTCAGACCCCTTGGTGGGTTCGAGCACGGTTCCGGCGCTGCCGGCATAGGTCACGATCGAGATCGTGTCCTCGTCCGTCATCCGGTCGACCAGCAGCCGGAAGGCGCTCTTCAGCAGCGGCAGCTTGTCGGACTGGTTCATCGAGCCGGACGTGTCGATCAGGAAGACGAGGTTCGACGCCGGTCGCACCGCCGGCTGCACGTCGTAGCCCTTGATCGCGACGTGCATCAGCTTGGTGTGCTCGTTCCACGGCGTCGGCATCACCGTCACGGTCGAGTTGAACGGCACGGCCGCGCTCTTCGGCCCCTTCCAGTCGTAGGGGAAGTAGTTGACCATCTCCTCGACCCGCACCGTGTCGGCCTGCGGCAGGATGCCATTCTTCAGCGAGGCGCGGACGAAGGAATAGGAGGCTGTGTCCACGTCGATGGAGAAGGTCGAAACCGGGTCCTCCTGCACCGACTTCACCGGATTGGTGTTGAAGGCCTCGACGCGGTCGCGGTTCTCCTCCGCCTCGGGGATCGTGTCGGACGGCGCGACGATGCCGACAGGCGCCGGCGGTGCAGCCGACAGTTTCGCCGTGCCGCCGTCGAGGTTGCGGGTCCCCCGCGAGGAAACCTTCGGCGAAGGGGCCGCGGCGGGCGCCGGCGCGAGGGCCTCCGCGGCGCGATCCTGCTGAATGGCCTGCGGTCCGGCCCCCGGCCCGATCAGCGACAAGTTGTCCGAGGTCTCTTCCGCTGCCCGCTGCGTGGGGGCGGACGGGCCCGACGGGGCTGCACCGGTCCCTTTCGTGTCGCCCCCATTGACGAAGACGCTGCTGCCGCTGCGCGACAGAGGTCCCTCGGTCACCAGTTGGTAGGCGGCATAACCTGCGATCGGCAGCGCCAGCACGCTGGCGATCGCGGCGGGCGATAAAAACTTGCGGTCCATGATCCTGCTCCAAAGCCTCGTTGCTCTGGTGCTGAGACGAACCTGCCGGTGCGATCCTTGGGTCGCGGTCGAAGAGTTTTCGTCGAAGGCCTCCATCGCGGCGGCCACTGCGCGCTCGCGCGCCGCCTCGTCGGGCTTCGGCGGCTGCGCCTTTCGCAGGATATCGAATTCGTCCCTTGCCATGATCAGTCTTCCCGCGCCTCGGACATCAGCGTCTTCAGCCGCTTCTTCGCTTCGTGGATGTGCCACGACACGGTCGCTTCCGCGCATCCCATGACATCCGAGGCCGCGTCGTGGCTCAGGCCTTCGCCATAGACCAGGAGCACGGCCTCGCACTGCTTGGGCGGAAGTTGCCGCACCGCCTCCCACAGACGATCGGCTGCATCTTCCGGCTCCGGACCGGTCGCCGCGTCCACCAACGCGTGGACGGCGTAGGCCTGCGTCTTTGCGCTCTCGCGCGAAAGTTTTCGTCCGTGGTCGCGCGCCGCGTTCAGCGTCAGCTGGTAGAGCCAGGTGGTGAAGCGGCCCTCGCCGCGAAAACCACGGATCGCCTTGCCGAGCCTGACGCAGACCTCCTGCGCGATGTCTTCCGCATCTGCCTTGCGCCCACACCAGCGCCAGGCCACCCGGTAGATGAAGTCGTAGTGCCTCGCGACCAGCCGTGCGAACGCCGCGCGGTCGCCCTCGCGCGCCAGCGCGAGAAGGTCGCGATCGTCCGGTTCGGCTTCTGCAAGCATCGCCTTCATTTGCACCTGTGACGAAGCGGGTGCGCCATTCCTTGGGCGGTTCGCGAAATAATCGTCACGCGATCCGGGCCGGGTTGCCTCGGGCCGTCGCACCTTCGGGTACGTCTTTGGTCACCACCGAGCCCGCGCCGACGATCGCCCGGTCGCCGATCGTCACGCCGGGCAGGATGATTGCACCGCCGCCGATCCAGACGTCCTTGCCGATCGTCACCGGCCTCGCCTGCTCCAGCCCCGCCGCGCGCTTCACCGGGTCGCGATGATGGTCGGCACAGTAGATCTGCACCGCCGGTCCGAGCATCGTCCTCGTGCCGATGGTCACCCGCGCCGTATCGAGGATCACGCAGCCCGAATTAATGAACACACCGTCGGCCAGGAAGATGTTGAAGCCGTAGGGGCAATGGAACGGCGCCTCGATCAGGACGTCCTCTCCCATGCCTCCGAAAAGTGCCGCCAGAAGCGGCGCGACCGGCCCGCGGGCTGCCGGCGCCAGCGTGTTGTGGGAGTGCACCGCGGCCTTCGCCGTCTCGCGCAGTGCGTCGAGTTCCGGGTCGACGCAGCAATACCACTCACCCGCCGCCATCTTCTCGCGTTCAGTTGATGTCATGAGGCCTCCCGGCGGTCTTGTGGAAGGCGCGTTCCGGGACCACATAGGGGCCGGGTCGGACCGCGCCGGCTCCCGTCCTTTCCCGTCCAAGCCCGGTCTGAATGGACACCTCCCGCATGCGTCGGTATCTATGAATGGAATCGCAGAACAGGGGAAGACCGCAAGCGTGAGCCAGCTTCGCGTCCAGCGCCGGCTCGCGGCGATCCTGGTGGCTGACGTCGTCGGCTACAGCCGCCTGATGCGCGCAGACGAGAGCGCGACGCTCGACAGGCTGATGCGGCTGCGGCGCGAACTGATCGACCCCAAGCTCGCCGAATATGGCGGCCGCCTGGTCAAGTCGACCGGCGACGGCTTTCTCGGCGAATTCCCAAGCGCCGTCGACGCGGTCCAGTACGCCGTCGACATTCAGCGCGAGATCCGCCGCCGCAACTTCGACGTCGAGGCTGACGAGCGCATGGACCTTCGCATCGGCATCAATGTCGGCGACGTGGTCGTGGAAGGCGACGACCTCTACGGCGACGGCGTCAACGTCGCCGCCCGCATCGAAGGCATCGCCCAGGCCGGCGGCATCTGCATCTCGGCAACCGTGCACGACCAGGTGAAGGACAAGCTCGACCTCTCCTTCGAGGACCGCGGTCTGCGCGAGGTCAAGAACCTGTCGGAGCCGGTGCGCACCTACAGCGTCGGCCTCGACGCACCTGCCGAAGGCGAGGCCGGCCCGCGCCGCATGGTCATCGCCGACACCCCGTCGATAGCAGTCCTCCCTTTCGACAACATGAGCGGCGATCCGGACCAGGATTATTTCTCCGACGGCATCTCCGAAGACATCATTACCGACCTGTCGAAGCTGTCGTCGCTGATGGTCATCGCGCGCAATTCATCCTTCACCTACAAGGGCCGCGCGGTCGACGTGAAGCAGGTCGCGCGCGACCTCGGCGTCCGCCACGTGCTCGAAGGCAGCGTGCGCAAGGCCGGCAACCGCGTGCGCGTCACCGCGCAGCTCATCGACGGCGCCACCGGCGGCCACGTCTGGGCCGAGCGCTACGACCGCGTGCTGGAGGACATCTTCGCCATCCAGGACGAGATCACCATGAACATCGTCCAGGAGCTGAAGGTCCGCCTCAAGCTCGACGAAAAGGACCGCATCGGCGGGCGCGCCTCGCCCCACGTCCAGGCCTACGACCTGACGCTGCGCGGCCGCGACCTCCTGAGCAAGGTAAACCGCGAGCGGCTGATGGAAGCCTCGAGTCTCTTCGAGCAGGCCGTCAAGCTCGATCCGCAGCTCACCTTCGCGCGCTCGGGTCTGGCCTTCGCCAACATCCTGGCTTACGTCAACAACTGGACGGAACACCCGAAGGAGACTCTGGAATTCGCGCTCGCCACGGCGCGCAAGGCGGTCGAGCTCGGCCCCGAGGACGCTCTCGCGCACCGTGCGCTGGCGGTAACCCTGCTCTGGGAGCGCGATCTGGAAAATGCCGCCGCAGCACTCGACAAGGCGGCCGAACTCAGCCCCGGTGACGCCGAAACCCTGGTCACGCGCGGCAACATGCTGGTCTACCTGCACCAGCCGGATGAGGCGATCGCCAACCTCGAAAAGGCGATGCTGCTCAACCCGCGCTATCCCGACATGTGGCTGCACTTCCTCGGCCATGCCCACTTCATGCGCGGCGAATACGAGACGGCGGCGTCGATGATGCGCGAACGCATCGAAATGGCGCCCGAGACCGACATATCACGCGTGCTCCTCGCCTCCGCCTGCGGCCATCTCGGCCGCTTCGAGGAAGCCCGCGAGGTCTGGGAAGAGGTCTTCCGCGTCAATCCGAACTATTCGCTCGAACACCGCGGCCGCGTCCTCCCCTACAAGGACCCCGCCGACTGGGAACGTGTCCTCGAAGGCCTGGCCAAGGCCGGGCTCACCGAGTAGCCCCTCAAAGTCTGGCGAACGCCGCCATGTGGAACGCCTGCTGCCCGGCGGAATAGCGGTGTTCCACCCCGAACGGACACGCGTTGCGGTCGAGGCAGCCTGCCGACCGGCACGCCCCGCCTTGCGGCGAGCGCACATGCTCGACGCAGCCGGCATAATCGAAACGCTCGATCGAATGCGCCGCGACCGGACAGGCCCTCAGGCACGGCTTGCCCTCGCAGGCATCGCACAAATGCACCGGCGCCCCCGCCTCGCCGCCATGGACGGCGAACGCCGACGCCAGCTTCTCGTAAAACAGGAGCGCTCCCCGATAGGCATGCCACAGCCCGTATTCGGGATGCATGAGGATGCCGAGCGGCGATGGCTTTAGCCCTTCCGCCCGCATCGCCCATTGCTGGAAGGGCAGGTAAGGCCGGTCCGACGGGAAGACCGCCCTCGCCCCGAAGCGCCCCGCCACTGCCTCCAGGACTTCGCGCGACCACGCATCCAGCGGATCTGCTTGCGACGCAGACCGCCCCGCGCGCCAGCGCGAAAAATACGGCCAGAGCGTCCCGCCTGCGTGCCCGACGAGCACGACGCAGGCAGCCGGACGTCCGTCGGACCCGGCCGGCGCCTCCTCCGCGTGGAAATCCACACAGCCTCGCGCAATCAGACCGTGATTTGCAAGTTCTGTGGCGAGAGCGCCGGGATCGATCGCGGCCATCCCCTCACCGCCTCCCGCCTTGCGCCGCTCAGGCAGCCAGCGTCTCGTCGAGCAACGTGACCAGCCGCTTCCAGTGCCGTTCCGCGCCGGCCGCGTCGAACACGGAGTGGTCGGGCACGCACCAGCCGTGCTTCATGCCGACATAGTTCTCGATCACGTGGTCGACCTCCGCCTCGCGCAGCGACCGTTCCAGGAGCCCCGCCTGCTCCGGCGGGAAGGACCCGTCGACGCCGGCCGCGCCGACATAGATGCGCCCCTTCATCTCGGCCGCGCGCTTGTGCGGGCTGTCCTCGGCGTCCGTCGCAAGGTTGCCGCCGTGAAAACTCGCCGCCGCGGCGACACGGTCGGGGTAAGCGGCGGCGGCGCTCAGCGCGCGCGCCCCGCCCATGCAGTAGCCGGTGACGCCCACCGGGCCGGAAAACCCCTCCGCCGAAAGCGCGTCGAGGAAAGCGCCGGTGTCGGCGATGGTCTTCGCCTGCGTGGTCTCGCGCATCATGCCGAAGAGCTGCGCCTTCTTGTGCTCGTCGGCGAACGCCTTGGTATCGAATTCGGGCTTGTCGGCGAAGCGGTAGAACAGGTCAGGCACCAGCACGGCGTATCCCTCCGCTACCAGCCGTCCCGCCATCTCGTCCAGCGCCGGCCGCAGGCCAAAAATGTCCATGTAGAGGATGACGGCCGCCTTGGCGTCGCCGTCCGGCATGAACAGGCCCGCCCGGCAGCTGCCGTCGGCGGTCTCGATCTGGATGGTGCGCTTGGTCAAGGATCAGGCTCCGGAAGGTTCAGGGTCCGGAGCCTTGTCGCATTGCCGGGGGCCGGCGGGCAAGCCTTCAGCGCGAGACCTGGCCGACCCAGCCGTGGGCCTTGCGGCGCTCCGGCCGGACCATGCGCGTCAGCACGTCGCTACGCAGCACGAAGTGCTGGTACAGCGCGCCGACGGCATGCAGCACGACCGCGCCGATGATGAGGGGCTTCGCCAGTTCGTGCACTTCCGCCGCGGGCGCGATGCCGAAATACCAGGCCGCGACGCCGCTGAGCGGCATGCCGAACATGAAGAGATAGAGGAGACCGTGGACGGTATGGGCGAGCACCTTCAGCCAGCGGTTCTCCTGGGCCGGCAGTAGCGGCACGCCGTGAACCAGCCGTATGCCGAAACGGATCGCCGCCAGCGCCAGGACGGCGAGACCGATATAGACGTGGATGTCGGCATTGAAGAGATCGTCCGCGCTCGCGTCCGTTCCGCGCCGGAAGGCCCGCCAGGCGGGCGCCATGTCCTCACCCAGGACAAGCTGGATGACGATCAGCGCGGCGATCGCCCAGTGGAGGACGATCTGGGCGGCGGTGTAGCCGGCGGGACGGCCGGTGGCGGTGGCGGCGGTGGCGGCGGTGGCGGCGGGGGCAGGCATGGCAGGATCCTTTCTATACCTCTCGTGCGAGAAGGCTTCAGAATGGTCCCGAGGCTAGGATGGCGGCTTGATCCGGAACAAGCCGGGCAATGTTTCGCAAGGTAAAGTTATGTAAAGTCCGGCCGGATCGGCCGCGGCGGGTGGTCGCGGAGGGCCACAAACTCCAGCGCCGCGCGCTCAGCGTGTCTTCGGCGGTCCGGAGAAGGCGCTTCTCCAGACTTCCTTGTGAATGATGTCGGCCACTTTAGCCCGGCCTGTCTCGGGCTCCCTTCAAGTGAAGGCGTCGGGCATCGACTCCTTCTTGCGGGCGATGAAGTCCTTCAGCCCGTCGGCGATGCCCTCGTCCAGCGCCGGTGCCTCGTAGCTCTCGAGCCAGCGGCGCGCCAGTTCGTTGGCGCGGTTCTCCGCCCGCTTCTCGCCCTCGGCTAGCCACTGCTCGTAGGAATTGTTGTCGGCGATGGACGAGCGATAGAACGCGGTCTGGAAATTGGCCTGCGTGTGCGAGCAGCCGAGATAGTGGCTCCCCGGTCCCACTTCGCGGATGGCGTCCAGAGCCTGGCCGTTCTCGGAGAGATCGACGCCCTGGGCGAGCTTCTGCTGCATGCCGAGCTGGTCGATGTCCATCATGAACTTCTCGTAGCAGGAGGCGAGACCGCCCTCCAGCCAGCCGGCGGAGTGCAGCACGAAGTTGGTGCCCGCGAGCATCGTTGAGTTCAGCGTGTTGGCGCTCTCGTAGGCCGCCTGTGCGTCGGGCACCTTGGAGGCGCAGAGCGAGCCGCCCGTGCGGAACGGCAGGCCGAGCCGGCGCGCGAGCTGGCCGGCGCCGTAGGAGACCAGCGTCGGTTCGGGCGTCCCGAAGGTCGGCGCGCCCGACTGCATGGAGATCGACGAGGCAAAGGTACCGAACAAGACAGGCGCGCCCGGCCGCACCAGCTGCGTGAAGGCCGCGCCCGCCAGCACCTCGGCCAGCACCTGCGTCAGCGTGCCGGCCACCGTCACCGGGCTCATCGCGCCGGCCAGGATGAACGGCGTAATGATCGTTGCCTGGTTGTTGCGGGCATAGACCTTCGCCGCGCCCAGCATCGTCTCGTCGAACACCATCGGCGAGTTGGCATTGATCAGGTTGATCACCACCGTGTTGTCCTCGACGAACTTCTCGCCGAACAGGATTTTGGCCATGTCGACCGTGTCCTGTGCCCGCTCCGGCGCGGTGACCGAGCCCATGAACGGCTTGTCCGACAGCGTCATGTGCGCGTGCACCATGTCGAGGTGGCGCTTGTTGACCGGCACGTCCACCGGCTCGCAAACCGTGCCGCCCGAATGGTGCAGCGACGGCGCCATGTAGGCGAGCTTCACGAAGTTGCGGAAGTCCTCGATCGTGGCGTAGCGCCGGTTGCCCTCGAGGTCGCGCACGAAGGGCGGCCCGTAGACGGGCGCGAACACGGTCGCATTGCCGCCGATCTGCACCGACCGGGCCGGATTGCGCGCATGCTGGGTGAACACCGGCGGAGCGCTCTTGAGCAGCGAGCGGCACAGCCCCTTGGGAAAGTGAACCCGCTCTCCCCGCACGTCGGCGCCTGCTTCGCGCCACATCGCCAGCGCTTCGGCATCGTCGCGGAATTCGATGCCGATCTCCTCCAGGATGAGGTCGGCATTGGCCTCGATCAGCGCCAGCCCCTCTTCGTCCAGCACCTCGTAGACCTTGATCTTGCGATCGACGAAGGACTGCTGGATGCCGGGTCCGCCTCCCGAGCGGGCGGCACGACGCGCCGTTGCGCCGCCGCGGTCGCCACGCGCACGCCGACCCGCGCCGGCCTGTTGTTCGGCTGCCAGATTGTCGTCCATTGAACCTATCCTGAAACCGGGTCTCGGGCCCATCTCGGCCACGGTGCCGGATCGTAGCCATCGACCTTTTCCGAACCGTCTCGCAAACGCCAAGACTTGTCGCAAAATCGACACGAAACGCCCTTGGATTCCGGTCGTTTTCGTCGCTTAGGAAGTCGCAAATCGACTATGCCGTCGCTGCCCTTGCCGAATACACATTGACCGTTACCTAAGGTACAATCCCCCATAGTCGAACGCTTCCTCTGGAGCAGCCTCATGTCCGACGACGAAATCATCCTCTCCGAACTCCCCGACGACGAACTCGTCCAACAGATGCACGATGATCTGTATGACGGACTGAAGGAGGAGATCGAGGAAGGCACGAACATCCTCCTCGAACGCGGCTGGGCACCCTACAAGGTGCTGACCGAGGCGCTCGTCGAGGGCATGCGCATCGTCGGCGAGGATTTTCGCGACGGCATCCTGTTCGTTCCTGAGGTGCTCTTGTCGGCCAACGCCATGAAGGCGGGCATGAGCATCCTGCGCCCGCTGCTCGCCGCCACCGGCGCGCCCAAGCAGGGCAAGATGGTCATCGGCACCGTCAAGGGCGACATCCACGACATCGGCAAGAACCTCGTCGGCATGATGATGGAAGGCGCCGGCTTCGACGTCGTCGACCTCGGCATCAACAATCCGGTGGAAAAGTATCTCGCCGCCATCGAGGAGCACCAACCCGACATTCTTGGCATGTCGGCGCTGCTGACCACCACCATGCCCTACATGAAGGTGGTCATCGACACGATGAAGGAAAAGGGCATCCGCGACGATTACGTCGTCCTCGTCGGCGGCGCGCCGCTCAACGAGGAGTTCGGCAAGGCCGTCGGTGCCGACGCCTACTGCCGCGATGCCGCCGTGGCGGTCGAGACCGCCAAGGAGTACATGAAGCGCCGGCACAACGTCCGCGCTTCCGCCTGATCGTGACTGGTCGGGAGGCGGCTAGTCGGCCGCCTCCGCGATGTCCTCGCCAGCGTTCTGGGTCGCATTGACCGTGTTGGCGGTGTCCCGCCCGAGCCCGCGGATGGTGTTCGCACAGGCGGTCGTCGCCAGTGCGAGCGTCGCGATCACGAGGATACGGAGGATGGAGGTCTGCATTGGCCGCACTCCTTGAAGAGCAGTTCGAGGCGCGGGAGGAACGCGCGGATAGCCAAAAGGTTCTCGTCATCGCCTGCGGGATGATCGCGCGAGAAGTACTGGCCGTGAAATCGCGGCTCGGCCTCGACCATCTCGACCTCACCTGCCTTCCGGCCGACTTCCATTTTCACCCCGACCGCATCGCCCCCGCCATGGACGCCGCCATCGCCGAGGCGCGCTCGGAGGGGTACTCCGACATCTTTGTCGGTTATGCCGATTGCGGCACCGGCGGCATGCTCGACCGCGTCTGCGAGAAGCACGGCGTCGCCCGCATCGCCGGGCCGCACTGCTTCGCGTTCTACCAGGGTCTTTCCGCCTTCGACGCTATAGGCGACGGCGACATGACCACCTTCTACATGACCGATTTCCTCTGCCGCCAGTTCGACGCCTTCTTCATCAGGCCGCTCGGCCTCGACCGCCATCCCGAACTGGCGAAGGACTACTTCGGCCACTACGAAACGCTCGTCTACCTCGCCCAGACCGAAGATGCCGCCCTGGAGGAAGTCGCGCGCGACGCCGCCTCTATGCTCGGCCTTCGCTATGAAAAGCGCCTGACCGGCTACGGCGATCTCGAACCCGCGCTGCGCGACGCCGCCGGCCCTTCCTGACGATCCTGCCCTGATCGGCTGAACACGAAAGAGCCGAAATCCGGGAATAGCCCTGCGCTGGAAGCACCTCGAAGATCCGGGTGGCGCTTTTTGTCATCAAGGATTAACCGCTGGCGATGCAGGATGGACGCGAGGGC
This region includes:
- a CDS encoding corrinoid protein, coding for MSDDEIILSELPDDELVQQMHDDLYDGLKEEIEEGTNILLERGWAPYKVLTEALVEGMRIVGEDFRDGILFVPEVLLSANAMKAGMSILRPLLAATGAPKQGKMVIGTVKGDIHDIGKNLVGMMMEGAGFDVVDLGINNPVEKYLAAIEEHQPDILGMSALLTTTMPYMKVVIDTMKEKGIRDDYVVLVGGAPLNEEFGKAVGADAYCRDAAVAVETAKEYMKRRHNVRASA
- a CDS encoding entericidin gives rise to the protein MQTSILRILVIATLALATTACANTIRGLGRDTANTVNATQNAGEDIAEAAD
- a CDS encoding DUF1638 domain-containing protein: MIAREVLAVKSRLGLDHLDLTCLPADFHFHPDRIAPAMDAAIAEARSEGYSDIFVGYADCGTGGMLDRVCEKHGVARIAGPHCFAFYQGLSAFDAIGDGDMTTFYMTDFLCRQFDAFFIRPLGLDRHPELAKDYFGHYETLVYLAQTEDAALEEVARDAASMLGLRYEKRLTGYGDLEPALRDAAGPS